The Clostridium chauvoei genome has a window encoding:
- a CDS encoding homocysteine S-methyltransferase family protein → MEIKEFIKDNILLFDGAMGTMLQKEGLKLGENPEILNITHPEIIKKIHKLYIEAGAKVITTNTFGANEKKLEATIYTVEEIVEKGILLAMEAKEDRDVLVALDIGPIGELLEPMGTLSFDEAYEIFKRQVILAEKYGVDIILIETMTDLYEAKAAVLAVKENSNLPVFCTMSFEESRRTFTGCKPSSMAITLEGLGVDALGINCSLGPSEILPIVKEIKEWTNIPIIVQPNAGLPSFSVGDAIYYISKEEFKNGIIEFIENGVNIVGGCCGTTPEYILEIYKAIKCINPVKSNIKSFSAVCTPSKTVKIDGVKIIGERINPTGKKLFKEALIKGDMDYILKQAIIQVDAGADILDVNVGLPEINEEETMIRVIKEIQGILDVPLQIDSSNIKAIENGLRYYNGKAIVNSVNGEDKVLDKVLPLVKKYGAAVVGLTLDEKGIPMKAEERVKIAEKILNRALEYGIKKEDVFIDTLVLTASAKQKEVIETIKSLKLISEKLGLKTVLGVSNISFGLPNREVINETFLAVALGHGLNLPILNPNSQGMIDVVNSFNVLYNFDKGSTKYIEVYGGNNRIIENLQKENDLKYIVLKGLKDEAIKATEKLLEAIDELQIVNEYLIPALDEVGNKFEKGEIFLPQLIQSAETVKNSFEVLKRKLLLENKDKISNGKIVLATVKGDIHDIGKNIVKVILENYGFEVIDLGKDVPAINIVNTVIENNITLVGLSALMTTTLKSMEETIKALRATKKDIKVFVGGAVLTKECAKMIGADFYAKDAREAVEIAKKHFGKLS, encoded by the coding sequence GTGGAGATTAAGGAGTTTATAAAAGATAATATATTATTATTTGATGGGGCTATGGGAACTATGCTTCAAAAAGAAGGATTGAAACTTGGTGAAAATCCAGAGATTTTAAATATAACACATCCAGAAATTATTAAAAAAATTCATAAGTTGTATATAGAGGCAGGAGCAAAAGTAATTACTACAAATACTTTTGGAGCAAATGAAAAAAAACTAGAAGCAACTATATATACAGTAGAAGAAATCGTAGAAAAAGGAATTTTATTAGCAATGGAAGCTAAAGAGGATAGGGATGTTTTAGTAGCTTTAGATATAGGACCTATAGGAGAACTTTTAGAACCAATGGGAACTCTATCTTTTGATGAAGCTTATGAGATTTTCAAAAGGCAGGTTATATTGGCAGAAAAGTATGGAGTAGATATTATTTTAATAGAAACTATGACAGATTTATATGAAGCAAAAGCAGCAGTTTTAGCAGTAAAAGAAAATTCCAATCTACCAGTATTTTGTACTATGAGTTTTGAAGAAAGTAGAAGAACATTTACAGGATGTAAGCCATCAAGTATGGCAATTACATTAGAAGGATTAGGTGTGGATGCATTAGGTATAAATTGCTCTTTAGGCCCATCAGAAATACTTCCTATAGTTAAAGAAATTAAAGAGTGGACTAATATTCCTATAATAGTGCAACCTAATGCTGGCTTACCTTCTTTTTCAGTAGGGGATGCAATTTATTATATATCTAAAGAAGAATTTAAAAATGGTATAATAGAATTTATAGAAAATGGAGTTAATATAGTTGGAGGATGTTGTGGTACAACACCAGAATATATTTTGGAAATATATAAAGCTATAAAATGTATAAATCCTGTTAAAAGTAATATAAAGTCTTTTTCAGCAGTATGTACCCCTTCAAAGACAGTAAAGATAGATGGCGTTAAAATAATAGGTGAGAGGATAAATCCTACAGGGAAAAAACTATTTAAAGAAGCGTTAATAAAAGGGGATATGGATTATATATTAAAACAAGCAATAATACAAGTAGATGCAGGAGCAGACATATTAGATGTAAATGTAGGCTTACCAGAAATAAATGAAGAAGAAACTATGATCAGAGTTATTAAAGAAATTCAAGGGATATTAGATGTACCTCTTCAAATAGATTCATCTAATATAAAAGCTATAGAAAATGGATTAAGGTATTATAATGGTAAAGCGATAGTTAATTCTGTAAATGGAGAAGACAAAGTATTAGACAAAGTTCTACCATTAGTTAAAAAATATGGTGCGGCAGTAGTTGGATTAACTTTAGATGAAAAGGGAATTCCAATGAAAGCAGAAGAAAGGGTTAAAATAGCAGAAAAAATATTAAATAGAGCTTTAGAATATGGAATAAAAAAAGAAGATGTTTTTATAGACACTTTAGTTTTAACAGCATCAGCTAAGCAAAAAGAAGTTATAGAAACTATTAAATCTTTAAAACTAATTAGCGAGAAATTAGGATTAAAAACAGTTTTAGGCGTATCCAATATTTCTTTTGGACTTCCTAATAGAGAAGTAATAAATGAAACATTTTTAGCTGTAGCCTTAGGACATGGGTTAAATTTACCTATATTAAACCCTAATTCACAAGGAATGATAGATGTAGTAAATTCATTTAATGTATTATACAATTTTGATAAAGGTTCTACTAAATATATAGAAGTCTATGGAGGCAATAATAGAATAATTGAAAATTTACAAAAAGAAAATGATTTAAAATATATAGTTTTGAAAGGCTTAAAAGATGAAGCTATTAAGGCTACAGAAAAATTATTAGAAGCTATAGATGAACTTCAAATTGTTAATGAATATCTTATACCAGCTTTAGATGAGGTTGGAAATAAATTTGAAAAAGGAGAAATATTTTTGCCACAGCTAATACAATCAGCTGAAACAGTTAAAAACTCTTTTGAAGTTTTAAAAAGAAAATTATTATTGGAAAATAAGGATAAAATATCTAATGGAAAAATAGTTTTAGCAACAGTAAAGGGAGATATACACGATATAGGAAAAAATATAGTTAAAGTAATATTAGAAAACTATGGCTTTGAAGTAATAGATTTAGGAAAAGATGTTCCTGCAATTAATATAGTAAATACAGTTATAGAAAATAATATAACTTTAGTAGGATTAAGTGCTTTAATGACTACAACATTAAAAAGTATGGAAGAGACTATAAAAGCTTTAAGAGCTACAAAAAAGGATATAAAAGTATTTGTAGGTGGAGCAGTATTAACAAAAGAATGTGCGAAAATGATAGGAGCAGATTTTTACGCAAAAGATGCTAGGGAAGCTGTTGAAATAGCGAAAAAACATTTTGGAAAATTATCCTAG
- a CDS encoding MraY family glycosyltransferase, which produces MQYILAFAMSFLIVYLIMPLLMKMSFKYNFTDKPTKRKKHRGEIPLCGGVAMFIGFFTVYLTINNTSPISEKIWLTISSLLILFIGFIDDFYKSRGKEFPIYPRLIIQLLAAVLIFKAGIAFVGFTNPITGEYITLNPIIQFILTITWIFGVTTVINWSDGMDGLAGGLSFISAITFAGAALILNQSESVIMSLIVSGVAIGFLMYNKYPAKTFMGDSGANFLGFILSIIALDGAFKQATIMSLFIPILALAVPIFDNLFVIFKRFSEGKPVYQADRSQIHYRLEAKGFSPRQVVTYINAISLAFSIISIVLLLVKK; this is translated from the coding sequence ATGCAATATATACTAGCGTTTGCAATGTCATTTTTAATAGTGTATTTAATTATGCCACTATTAATGAAAATGTCTTTTAAATATAATTTTACAGATAAACCAACGAAGAGAAAAAAACATAGAGGAGAGATACCTTTATGTGGTGGAGTAGCTATGTTTATTGGTTTCTTTACTGTTTATCTAACAATAAATAATACATCTCCAATAAGTGAGAAAATATGGTTAACTATTAGTTCATTATTAATTTTATTTATTGGATTTATAGATGATTTTTATAAATCAAGAGGAAAAGAATTTCCTATATATCCAAGACTTATAATTCAGCTATTGGCAGCAGTACTTATATTTAAAGCAGGAATAGCATTTGTAGGATTTACTAATCCAATTACAGGTGAGTACATAACTTTAAATCCAATTATCCAATTTATTTTAACTATAACGTGGATATTCGGAGTAACTACTGTTATAAATTGGTCAGATGGCATGGATGGATTAGCAGGAGGATTATCATTTATTTCAGCTATTACTTTTGCAGGAGCAGCTTTAATATTAAATCAAAGTGAATCTGTTATTATGTCTCTTATAGTTTCAGGAGTAGCTATTGGATTTTTAATGTATAATAAATATCCAGCTAAAACATTTATGGGGGATTCAGGTGCAAATTTTTTAGGTTTTATATTAAGTATAATAGCTTTAGATGGTGCATTTAAACAAGCAACTATAATGAGTTTATTTATACCGATATTAGCTTTAGCAGTACCTATATTTGATAATTTATTTGTTATATTCAAAAGATTTTCAGAAGGAAAGCCTGTTTATCAAGCTGATAGAAGTCAAATACATTATAGATTAGAAGCGAAGGGTTTCAGTCCAAGACAAGTTGTAACCTATATAAATGCTATAAGTTTAGCATTTAGTATAATCTCAATAGTATTGTTACTAGTAAAAAAATAA
- a CDS encoding vitamin B12 dependent-methionine synthase activation domain-containing protein: MKNIKEFEVNKKEVLRYLGYKGQEIDKELDCVIEECRKEVKELIIPRYVYKFYNIDRKNNEISMNSDSLLLKGEDIKKHLENSKECILIAVTIGSDVEKKIKLYERINLTKALIMDACATTIVEELCDCIEAEIRENLIKENKSLTFRFSPGYGDLDIGIQKNFIQIIEANKKIGVTVSSNNILFPRRSVTAIMGIVDGNKIVKKRRCIDCSNYNSCNFRKEGVNCGD, translated from the coding sequence ATGAAAAATATTAAAGAGTTTGAAGTTAATAAAAAAGAAGTACTTAGATATCTAGGCTATAAGGGTCAAGAAATAGATAAGGAATTAGATTGTGTTATAGAGGAGTGCAGAAAAGAAGTTAAAGAATTAATAATACCACGATATGTATATAAATTTTATAATATAGATAGGAAAAATAATGAGATAAGCATGAATAGTGATAGTTTATTATTAAAAGGAGAAGATATAAAAAAACATTTAGAGAACTCAAAGGAGTGTATTTTAATTGCAGTTACAATAGGTAGTGATGTAGAAAAAAAGATAAAACTTTATGAAAGAATTAATTTAACAAAAGCTTTAATAATGGATGCGTGTGCAACTACAATTGTAGAAGAATTATGTGATTGTATAGAAGCTGAAATTAGAGAGAATCTAATTAAAGAGAATAAAAGCTTAACTTTTAGATTTAGTCCAGGATATGGGGACTTAGATATAGGTATTCAAAAAAATTTTATACAAATAATAGAAGCAAATAAAAAAATAGGAGTGACTGTATCATCCAATAATATTTTATTTCCTAGGAGATCAGTAACAGCAATAATGGGGATTGTTGATGGTAATAAAATTGTCAAAAAAAGAAGATGTATAGATTGTAGCAATTATAATAGTTGTAATTTCAGAAAAGAGGGAGTTAATTGTGGAGATTAA
- the metF gene encoding methylenetetrahydrofolate reductase [NAD(P)H] codes for MSITELFNKKKVVFSFEIFPPKPTSDIKTIYSTLEELKDLNPDFISVTYGAGGNLVENRTRELSALVKNKYGIETLAHLTCIGSTKKEIDFMLNDLSEIGVTNILALRWDIPINKEIKGEFNYAKDLIEYIKKSRNEFNISGACYPEGHQDYKDVNREIMYLKVKEQEGANHFISQLFFDNNYFYDFLDKKEKNNIKSPIQAGIMPVVNTRQIQRIVSLCGATLPKKFLKIIDKYEHDKVALRDAGIAYAVEQIVDLISSEVDGIHLYTMNNPYIARRINDNIKTILRYVNDDKLSKGSIVI; via the coding sequence ATGAGTATTACAGAATTATTTAACAAAAAGAAAGTAGTCTTTTCCTTTGAGATCTTTCCCCCTAAACCAACATCGGATATAAAGACTATATATTCTACATTAGAAGAATTGAAAGATTTAAATCCAGACTTTATAAGCGTAACTTATGGGGCTGGAGGGAATTTAGTAGAAAATAGAACTAGAGAGTTATCTGCTTTAGTTAAAAATAAATATGGGATTGAAACCTTAGCTCATTTAACATGTATAGGTTCAACAAAAAAAGAAATAGATTTTATGTTAAATGATTTATCTGAAATTGGAGTAACTAATATACTTGCATTAAGATGGGATATACCTATAAATAAAGAGATAAAAGGTGAATTTAATTATGCAAAAGATCTTATTGAATATATAAAAAAATCGAGAAATGAATTTAATATTTCAGGAGCCTGTTACCCAGAAGGACATCAAGATTATAAAGATGTAAACAGAGAAATAATGTATTTAAAAGTGAAAGAGCAAGAGGGTGCAAATCATTTTATTTCTCAGTTGTTTTTTGATAATAATTATTTTTATGATTTTTTAGATAAAAAAGAAAAAAATAATATAAAATCTCCTATTCAAGCAGGAATTATGCCTGTTGTAAATACTAGACAAATACAAAGAATAGTTTCTCTTTGTGGAGCTACCTTACCTAAAAAGTTTTTAAAGATAATTGACAAATATGAGCATGACAAAGTAGCTTTAAGAGATGCTGGAATAGCATATGCTGTAGAGCAAATAGTTGATTTAATTTCTTCAGAAGTAGATGGGATACATTTATACACAATGAATAATCCTTATATAGCTCGAAGAATAAATGATAATATTAAAACAATACTAAGATATGTAAATGATGATAAGTTATCTAAAGGAAGTATTGTAATATGA
- a CDS encoding LysR family transcriptional regulator yields the protein MNIEQIHYFLEVEKFNSFTLAAEELCISQSSLSKQIKALEKELNTLLFNRSTRNVTLSPSGEAFLDYAKEYLNLHNKIIKEMKNHCSNKSISIGVMPLIAQYGVIHLISSFNKKFPNINVNLMEKDEDSLSELFNSSTIDLAFTNTFNIDANLYNIVPVFTDELVLVVSKNNPLCNKNNISICDLQDETFILLNSNATIYNLCCNECLKAGFAPKTSHTNCRIETIMELVSENLGITLLTKKVVEYFNNPNLKIVSLKNKPKSKIALISSKDKVISNESKEFIDFITNCNLSHK from the coding sequence TTGAATATAGAACAAATTCACTATTTTTTAGAAGTTGAAAAATTTAATAGCTTTACTTTAGCTGCAGAAGAGCTATGTATCTCACAATCTTCTTTGTCTAAACAAATTAAAGCCTTAGAAAAAGAATTAAATACTCTACTTTTTAATAGAAGTACTAGAAATGTTACTCTTTCACCTTCTGGAGAAGCTTTTTTAGATTATGCTAAAGAATATTTAAATTTGCATAATAAAATAATTAAAGAAATGAAAAATCACTGTAGTAATAAATCTATATCTATTGGAGTAATGCCCTTAATTGCACAATATGGAGTAATCCATTTAATCTCATCTTTTAATAAAAAATTTCCTAATATTAATGTAAATCTAATGGAAAAAGATGAAGATAGCTTATCAGAATTATTTAATTCTTCAACTATAGATTTAGCTTTTACTAATACATTCAATATTGATGCTAATCTTTATAATATAGTTCCAGTCTTCACTGATGAACTGGTTTTAGTAGTTTCAAAAAACAATCCTTTATGTAATAAGAATAATATAAGTATTTGCGATTTGCAGGATGAAACATTTATATTATTAAACTCTAATGCTACCATATATAACCTTTGTTGTAACGAATGTCTTAAGGCAGGCTTTGCTCCAAAAACTTCTCATACTAATTGTAGGATAGAAACTATTATGGAATTAGTATCTGAAAATTTAGGAATAACTCTATTAACTAAAAAGGTTGTTGAGTATTTTAATAATCCTAACCTTAAAATAGTATCTCTTAAAAATAAACCTAAAAGTAAAATAGCCTTGATTAGTTCTAAAGATAAAGTTATCTCTAATGAATCCAAGGAATTTATTGACTTTATTACTAATTGTAACTTATCACATAAATAG
- a CDS encoding DUF1540 domain-containing protein, with translation MQKNPSIKCTINQCKHHACSENYCTLNVIEVGTHEANPKMPECTDCNSFVLK, from the coding sequence ATGCAAAAGAATCCAAGTATAAAATGCACAATTAATCAATGTAAGCATCATGCTTGTTCAGAAAACTATTGCACATTAAATGTAATAGAAGTAGGAACTCATGAAGCAAATCCTAAAATGCCTGAATGTACAGATTGTAATTCATTTGTATTAAAATAA
- a CDS encoding GNAT family N-acetyltransferase, with translation MIKGDLVKLRAYKEEDIVKAHEFLNDEEVKKFISVDAAFPMTIWEEEAWIKTRKSNANLTYDFAIEDLKTNKYIGGCSINSTNIKNRNCVIGIMIGDKEYWGKGYGTDALKILIKFIFEELNLDKIKLSVFSFNERARACYKKIGFKEEGILKKEIYRNGKYHDDILMAIFKDEYFNINKIN, from the coding sequence ATGATTAAAGGGGATTTAGTTAAACTTAGAGCTTATAAAGAAGAAGATATTGTAAAGGCACATGAGTTTCTTAATGATGAAGAAGTAAAAAAGTTTATTTCTGTTGATGCAGCATTTCCAATGACTATTTGGGAAGAGGAAGCTTGGATTAAAACAAGAAAGAGTAATGCAAATTTAACATATGATTTTGCAATTGAGGATTTAAAAACTAATAAATATATAGGTGGATGCAGTATAAATTCTACTAATATAAAAAATAGAAATTGTGTTATAGGAATAATGATAGGAGATAAAGAATATTGGGGCAAGGGATATGGAACTGACGCTTTAAAGATTCTTATAAAATTTATATTTGAAGAATTAAATTTGGATAAAATAAAGTTAAGTGTATTTTCTTTTAATGAAAGAGCTAGAGCGTGTTATAAGAAAATAGGATTCAAAGAAGAGGGTATACTTAAAAAAGAAATATATAGAAATGGAAAATATCATGATGATATATTAATGGCTATATTTAAAGATGAATATTTTAATATAAATAAAATTAATTAA